In Bacteroides coprosuis DSM 18011, the following are encoded in one genomic region:
- a CDS encoding L-lactate transport (COGs: COG1620 L-lactate permease~InterPro IPR003804~KEGG: bvu:BVU_2711 L-lactate permease~PFAM: L-lactate permease~SPTR: L-lactate permease;~TIGRFAM: L-lactate permease~IMG reference gene:2504106304~PFAM: L-lactate permease~TIGRFAM: L-lactate transport), which translates to MNTMLLTAAQDMMLNVNWLDVLMAVIPVLLLIILLGVMKVSGDKSAVLTLVATIIIGIVGFKFPIADTGLAVWYGILKAIFPILIIIVMAIFSYQILVYTKKMEIIKSQFTSISSDKCIQVLLLTWGFGGLLEGMAGFGTAVAIPAAILISLGFKPVFAAVVSLIANSVATGFGAVGTPVIVLAQQAGVESIQTLSTQIVVQLSPLMFIIPFILLFMTDSRMKSVPRHIILSILVGGVSLFVQYIAARHMGAETPAILGSIASIIVIIAYAKLFPTKEDKENKREKEHFTSSQILKAWSVYGLILLLVILTSPILPFRASLMEMVSTTWTFSIFDSTAGEALNRSLSVYWLVDTGVLLFLGSIIGGLIQGASIGELFKLLGKVLKMQYKTIITVCSLIALSSIMDFCGMIGVLGIALATLTGPLYPLFAPTVGCLGTFLTGSDTSSNILFGKLQASVAHATGADPSWLAAANTAGATGGKIISPQSIAVATSACGQQGQEGAIMKKAIPFALIYIVVAGLMVYFVPKIVGAVVF; encoded by the coding sequence ATGAATACTATGTTATTAACCGCTGCACAAGACATGATGCTCAATGTAAATTGGCTAGATGTGTTGATGGCAGTAATTCCTGTTTTACTCTTAATTATTTTATTGGGGGTGATGAAAGTGTCTGGAGACAAAAGTGCTGTGCTTACATTGGTGGCTACTATTATTATTGGAATAGTAGGTTTTAAATTCCCTATTGCTGATACAGGACTTGCAGTATGGTATGGCATACTTAAAGCTATTTTCCCTATTCTTATTATTATTGTGATGGCTATTTTTAGTTACCAAATATTGGTTTATACTAAAAAAATGGAAATCATAAAGAGTCAATTTACCTCTATCTCGTCTGATAAATGTATTCAAGTATTGTTGTTGACTTGGGGCTTTGGGGGGTTACTCGAAGGTATGGCTGGGTTTGGTACTGCTGTAGCTATCCCTGCTGCTATTCTTATTAGTTTGGGTTTTAAACCCGTGTTTGCAGCTGTTGTCAGTTTGATAGCGAATAGTGTTGCTACTGGATTTGGGGCAGTAGGAACTCCCGTAATTGTGTTGGCACAGCAAGCTGGCGTAGAAAGTATTCAAACTTTAAGTACACAGATTGTAGTTCAGCTATCTCCATTAATGTTTATCATTCCATTTATTTTATTATTTATGACAGACTCTCGAATGAAGTCAGTCCCTCGTCATATTATATTAAGTATATTGGTTGGTGGAGTTTCTTTATTTGTACAATATATAGCTGCTAGGCATATGGGAGCAGAGACTCCTGCTATCTTAGGAAGTATAGCTTCTATTATAGTTATAATCGCTTATGCTAAACTCTTCCCTACAAAAGAAGATAAAGAGAATAAAAGAGAGAAGGAACACTTTACTTCTAGTCAGATTCTTAAAGCATGGAGTGTTTATGGCTTGATTCTTTTACTTGTAATATTAACAAGTCCAATACTACCATTTAGAGCTTCACTAATGGAAATGGTAAGTACTACTTGGACATTCTCTATATTTGATTCTACAGCTGGTGAGGCACTGAATAGATCTCTTTCTGTTTATTGGTTGGTAGATACAGGTGTACTATTATTCTTAGGTTCTATAATAGGAGGTTTAATTCAAGGAGCTTCTATAGGTGAACTATTCAAATTACTGGGTAAGGTGTTAAAGATGCAATATAAAACTATTATTACTGTTTGTTCTTTGATTGCCCTATCCTCTATTATGGATTTCTGCGGCATGATAGGTGTTCTTGGTATTGCACTAGCTACCTTAACAGGTCCTCTATATCCATTATTTGCTCCAACAGTAGGTTGTTTAGGTACATTCCTTACAGGTAGTGATACTTCTTCAAACATCCTATTTGGTAAGTTACAAGCTTCAGTAGCTCATGCCACAGGTGCTGATCCTAGTTGGTTGGCTGCAGCCAATACAGCAGGAGCAACAGGTGGCAAAATTATATCACCACAAAGTATCGCTGTGGCTACTTCTGCATGTGGTCAGCAAGGTCAAGAAGGTGCAATTATGAAGAAGGCTATTCCTTTTGCTTTAATCTACATTGTTGTAGCAGGGCTTATGGTGTACTTCGTTCCTAAAATTGTAGGAGCTGTTGTTTTTTAA
- a CDS encoding putative acetyltransferase (KEGG: bth:BT_2410 putative acetyltransferase~SPTR: Putative acetyltransferase;~IMG reference gene:2504106305): MTIELATVQDLQIILEIFSFARAEMKKMGNSSQWQDNYPSQEVLLNDINNQNCFICREQNSILGTFACIRGVDSTYLKIVQGNWINEDPYNSNLCDS, translated from the coding sequence ATGACAATAGAATTAGCTACAGTTCAAGATTTACAAATTATCCTAGAAATATTTTCTTTTGCAAGAGCTGAAATGAAGAAAATGGGTAATTCTTCCCAGTGGCAAGATAATTATCCATCTCAAGAAGTGCTCTTAAACGACATAAACAATCAAAACTGTTTTATTTGTAGAGAACAAAATTCAATCCTTGGTACTTTTGCATGTATTAGAGGAGTTGATTCTACTTATTTAAAAATAGTACAAGGAAATTGGATAAATGAAGACCCTTATAATAGTAACCTTTGTGATAGTTGA
- a CDS encoding hypothetical protein (IMG reference gene:2504106307): MVTYLDVFILYSQKVVILLFTITTIILWQERKYT; the protein is encoded by the coding sequence ATGGTTACTTATTTAGATGTATTTATTCTATATTCGCAAAAAGTAGTTATATTACTATTTACAATCACAACAATAATACTATGGCAAGAAAGAAAATACACTTAG
- a CDS encoding hypothetical protein (KEGG: bfs:BF0542 hypothetical protein~SPTR: Putative uncharacterized protein;~IMG reference gene:2504106308) — MARKKIHLEYILDLTSKDIVWDAISTPSGLEGWFADHVESDDKTVTFFWGENDEESRQAEIAGIRTYSYIKFKWLDNPNKREYFELRMNVNELTNDFVLEIKDFSDADEVDDHEELWDSQIETLRRIRGF; from the coding sequence ATGGCAAGAAAGAAAATACACTTAGAATATATCCTTGACTTAACTTCAAAAGATATTGTTTGGGATGCTATAAGTACTCCCTCAGGACTTGAAGGTTGGTTTGCAGATCATGTAGAATCCGATGATAAAACGGTCACCTTTTTTTGGGGCGAAAATGATGAAGAAAGTAGGCAGGCAGAAATTGCTGGTATTAGGACCTATTCTTATATTAAATTTAAATGGCTTGATAACCCTAATAAAAGAGAATACTTTGAACTACGAATGAACGTAAATGAGCTAACAAATGACTTTGTGTTAGAGATAAAAGATTTCTCGGATGCGGATGAAGTAGATGACCATGAAGAATTATGGGATAGCCAAATAGAAACATTAAGACGAATAAGAGGTTTTTAA
- a CDS encoding permease YjgP/YjgQ family protein (COGs: COG0795 permease~InterPro IPR005495~KEGG: bfs:BF0543 putative permease~PFAM: Permease YjgP/YjgQ, predicted~SPTR: Putative uncharacterized protein;~manually curated~IMG reference gene:2504106309~PFAM: Predicted permease YjgP/YjgQ family), whose protein sequence is MLKLKKLDKFVLKSFGLLFIATFFICLFIFMMQFLWRYVDDLVGKGLEMTVLGQFFFYSALTLIPASLPLATLLASLITFGNFGERFELLAMKAAGISLFKIIRPLMILAVLLCGISFVFQNNIGPKAFSKLTTLLISIRQKSPELDIPEGIFYDEIDGYNIFVKEKDRKTGLLYDVIIYEFSEGFDNARIIVADTGQLAMTADKQYLYLHLYSGEMFENIRQTGVSKGNVPYRRESFKEKHALIEFDSGFNMADASIMDKQSGSKNMQTLRHSIDSMVLQNDSVGIANYEYAQDRSFDVDRNLSKSDSIKVEEQRILGTINVDSLFNVSTLKKKQSVLNLAKRDIESLATDWSFREVEVKNTDLQIRRHLMAWHEKITLSFACLVFFFIGAPLGSIIRKGGLGMPVVISVLIFIIYYIINTMGSKMAREGEWIVWIGMWMSTLILAPVGGFLAYKSNRDSVILNSDLYIGWIKTILGIRPERHIVRKEVVIEEPNYNECLSRVYDLTNKFNAYLKTHRLLKAPSYLKLWFAKVEPNEISLYLDELELIVEELSNSRSLEILNALNKYPIIPHRAHTRPFKFTWLNTIFGVVFPIGLFFYVRVWIFRVRLSKDIKKVLAVNNELANIIERNK, encoded by the coding sequence ATGCTGAAATTAAAAAAACTAGATAAATTTGTTTTAAAAAGCTTTGGGCTTTTATTTATCGCTACCTTCTTTATATGTCTGTTCATCTTTATGATGCAGTTTTTGTGGCGATATGTGGATGATTTGGTTGGTAAAGGTCTAGAGATGACAGTTCTTGGTCAGTTCTTCTTTTACTCTGCCTTAACATTGATACCTGCCTCACTCCCTTTGGCTACACTTTTAGCATCACTTATTACTTTTGGTAATTTTGGTGAGCGCTTTGAGTTGTTGGCTATGAAAGCGGCTGGAATTTCTTTGTTTAAGATAATTCGTCCACTTATGATTCTTGCTGTTTTATTATGTGGAATATCCTTTGTGTTTCAAAATAATATAGGACCGAAAGCTTTCTCTAAGCTTACAACCCTCCTAATTTCTATTCGTCAGAAATCTCCCGAACTTGATATACCAGAAGGTATATTTTATGATGAAATAGATGGATATAATATTTTTGTTAAAGAAAAGGATCGCAAAACAGGTCTACTCTACGATGTAATAATCTACGAGTTCTCTGAAGGCTTTGATAATGCTCGAATTATTGTTGCTGACACAGGTCAGTTGGCTATGACTGCCGATAAACAGTATCTTTATTTGCACTTGTATTCGGGTGAAATGTTTGAAAACATTAGACAAACAGGTGTAAGTAAAGGAAATGTTCCTTATCGCAGGGAGTCTTTTAAAGAGAAACATGCCTTAATAGAATTTGACTCAGGTTTTAATATGGCAGATGCCAGTATTATGGATAAGCAATCGGGTAGTAAAAATATGCAAACCTTGAGGCATTCTATAGATTCTATGGTTTTACAAAATGATAGTGTTGGTATAGCCAATTATGAGTATGCCCAAGATAGGTCTTTTGATGTAGATCGAAACTTATCTAAATCGGACTCTATAAAAGTGGAAGAACAAAGGATTTTAGGAACTATTAATGTTGATAGTTTGTTCAATGTTTCAACCTTGAAGAAAAAGCAAAGTGTGCTTAATCTAGCTAAAAGAGATATCGAGTCACTAGCTACAGATTGGAGTTTTAGGGAAGTTGAAGTTAAAAATACGGATCTTCAAATACGAAGACACCTTATGGCATGGCATGAGAAGATAACACTTTCATTTGCTTGTTTAGTATTCTTCTTTATTGGGGCCCCACTTGGTTCTATTATACGGAAAGGTGGACTAGGAATGCCCGTTGTCATTTCTGTGCTAATCTTTATTATCTATTATATAATCAATACTATGGGTTCTAAGATGGCCCGAGAAGGAGAATGGATAGTTTGGATTGGTATGTGGATGAGTACTCTTATTTTGGCTCCAGTGGGAGGCTTTTTAGCTTATAAATCTAATAGAGATTCAGTAATTTTAAATTCAGACTTGTATATCGGTTGGATAAAGACAATCCTAGGTATTCGTCCTGAACGGCATATAGTACGTAAGGAAGTTGTCATTGAAGAGCCTAATTATAATGAGTGTCTATCTCGAGTCTATGACTTGACCAATAAGTTCAATGCTTATTTAAAAACTCATCGTTTACTAAAAGCACCTAGTTATTTGAAGTTGTGGTTTGCTAAAGTTGAACCCAATGAGATTAGTCTATATTTAGACGAATTAGAATTAATTGTCGAAGAGTTATCAAACTCTAGATCTTTAGAAATATTGAATGCATTAAATAAATATCCGATTATTCCGCATAGAGCACATACAAGACCTTTTAAATTTACATGGTTGAATACCATCTTTGGTGTTGTGTTCCCTATCGGATTATTCTTTTATGTTAGAGTATGGATATTTAGAGTGCGTTTATCAAAAGATATAAAAAAGGTATTAGCCGTTAATAATGAGCTAGCAAATATTATAGAGAGGAATAAGTAA